AATGCTTATCTCATGCTTTCCCAGAATTCCGGATATATTGGCAAGCACACCGGGTTTGTCTATCACGGAAAACCTCAGATAATAACGCATTTTGTTTTTTAGCATATCGGTTACGGGAATTGCTTCGCAGTTTCCTGAAAAAACCTTTACTGCCTGAAATGTAATCCCTGCACGCCCAAGGGCAACATCAACGAGGTCTGCAACGACAGCGCTTGCAGTGGGCATTTCTCCGGCGCCTCTGCCGTAGAACATCGTTTCTCCCACGGAACCGCCTTTTATGCAGATGGCATTGAACACTCCATGTACAGAGGAAAGAGGATGGTCATGAGGGAGGAGCGTTGGGTGTACACGCAATTCAATGCTGTTTCCCGTTTTTTTTGTGATTGCCAGTAGTTTCAGCGTGTATCCGAGTTCGTGAGCATACCAGATATCAGATAAATCAACATTGCTGATACCTTCCGTATAGATTCGCTGAAAATCAACATCGGCCCCAAATCCGATATTCGCTAAAATAGCGAGTTTGTGTGCTGAATCAATGCCCTCGACGTCCATAGTGGGATCTTTTTCCGCGTAACCCAGCTCCTGTGCTTCCGCAAGGGTTTCATGGTAATGCACATTTTCTTTCGTCATTTTGGTTAAAATGTAATTCGTTGTGCCGTTCACGATACCTAAGACAGATTCAATCCTGTTTGCTATTAAACCATCTCTTAAAGCGGCAATGACGGGAATTCCTCCTCCCACACTTGCCTCAAAAGCAATGCTTTTACCATACTTCCGTGCAATGCGAAAGAGTTCAGAACCGTGAAGGGCCAGAAGCATCTTGTTTGCGGTAACAACGTCTTTCCCGTTTTCAAGGGCTTCTATAATGAAATCCTTTGCTGGTTTTATTCCTCCGATGAGTTCCGCGATTATCTGAATATCGGGATGCTGCAACAGTGTTTTCGCGTCACTGGTAAAAAGGATATCTGGTGGTAAATTAAGTTTTTTTTTCACTTCCGGGTTGCAGTCCGCCACTCCCTTTAAGACCGGTATGCAATCAAGTTTTTTCTTGAGTGGGGAGCTCTTTTCTAAAAGAATTTTTACAGCCCCTGCTCCTACAGTTCCCATACCGATAATACCCACATTGACGGTTTTCATAGTGTTTCCTTGTAAAATTGATAAAGCCTTTTATTGATGGATGTAAGATGCTTCCAAAAAAGGAAATCCACTATAACGGATGGAATTGATTATTGTCAATACTATATTGATTATGGAAAGAATTGTTTTCTTCCTCCCCCCCATGGATTGATTTTCCTTGTAATGTAAAAGAGGGTTTGATACTATTTCTCCGTAAACATTTATATTGTAGAATCATACGTGATTATGTCGTAAATAGTATGGCAAATTTCATACAAAGAGATATTATTTCTATTCGAGATTTTGATAAAGACGGATTATTGTATCTCCTTGATCTGGCAAAACGAATGGAGCAAACAGACCATACGGGTCTGTTGAAAGGAAAGGTTCTTGCGTCATTGTACTTTGAACCGTCGACAAGGACTCGATTGAGCTTTGAGTCCGCGATGAAACGGCTAGGGGGAATGGTTATCGGTTTTGCTGAATCAGGAATTACCTCTGCGGTCAAGGGTGAATCACTTGCAGACTCTGTAAAGATTATCGAAGGATATTGTGACATTATAGTGTTGAGGCATTATCTGGAAGGAGCTGCCCAGCTTGCTGCAGACGTTGTTGATATCCCGGTGATTAACGCGGGCGATGGCGCCAATCAACATCCCACACAAACATTTTTGGATATGTATACTATCCAAAAGACAAAAGGAACATTGGAAGGGCTGAAGGTTGGTTTCCTGGGTGATCTGAAATATGGGAGGACAGTTCACTCGCTTGCTTATGCCCTGGCATATTTTGATGCGGAAATGTATTTCATTTCACCACCGAATTTACGGATGCCGATGGATTGCATCGAGGAATTGAACAATAGAAAGGTAAAATGTTATGAAAATGAAACATTACTTGATATTGCTGAGGAACTGGATGTAATTTATTGCACAAGAATTCAGGGCGAACGATTTGCAGACCCCGTTGAATTTGAAAAGGTTCGAGGGACCTATCGGCTCAGCAAGTCTTTTATTGAAAGTTTGGGGGTGAAGGAGGATTTGAAAATATTGCATCCGTTACCCCGTGTAGATGAAATGGATGAAACTTTGGACGGTACGGATTTTGCCGTATATTTCCAGCAGGCCCGAAACGGTATACCGGTTCGGAAGGCTTTACTGGCGGCTGTCCTTGGAGCGGTCGAATGAAAAATATGGACGTTTCAGCAATTAAAGACGGGTCGGTAATTGATCACATAGATAGTAAAAGCACGCTGAAAGTGGCAGAAATCTTAAATATACAGCAGGAAGAACAGGTCGTACTTGTCGGGATGAATTTAATAAGCAAGTGTTTGGGAAAGAAGGGTATTATTAAAATCGGAGGAAAGAGTATTGCCCAGAAAGAAGTGAATAAGATTGCCCTCATAGCCCCAAATGCATCGGTTAATATTATCAAAGATTACGAAGTCGTCCAAAAATTTAAAGTAAAGGTTCCGGACGTGCTTGAAGGGATCGTAAAATGTTTTAACCCTAATTGCGTAAGTAATCATTACGCCGTTCATGCAAAGCAACACGTGATTAACAAAAATCCGATAAAGTTGAAATGCCATTATTGTGAACGTATTATGAATGCTAAAGACATCATACTCATTTAATGTGTTTCCGAAAGCAGATGCCTCACGGGTTACTTGCCACCTGATTTTCTGACCTGCGCGCTCACCTTTCATTTCCATGACTATTTAAAGATATTTTTAATAAACTTGAGGAAAAACAATTGATAATTATCCGTATTGCAGCTAAAATGAAAATTTTATCGTATTTTAACATGCTGTGCCTATAGTTTGTATTTAGTTAAGAGGGAAATATGGTATCGAGTTCTTGGTTCCGAAGACATCAGAAGACTGTTTATATCGTAATGATCTTTGCAATGTTTGTGTGGGGCATTGGTTATTCTGCAATAGAAATGCTTCCCAAAAAAGCAATTGGCAAGGTATATGGGAGAAAAGTAACACAGGAAGAATTTGCTGATATGGCAAATCGCTGGTATCGGTTATTTTTTTCACAATCACAAGACTCGGTTGTTTCTTTGGTTTGGAAACAGCTTTTACTGGTGGAAGAAGCGAAACGCATAGGTCTCGAAATTACCATGCAGGAGATCGAAGAGGGGTTGAGCAGGATAGCTCTGCAGGTGTTCGGTCAGCAACCGGAAATTGACAAACCAAGGCTTGTGCAGTTCCTCTGCAACACCTTTAAGCTTAATCAGGAACAGTTGTTTCGTACCTTGAAGGAAGCCTTGCTTGTTGAAAAGCTTGATTCAATCATGCGCACGTCTACCAAATTGACAACAGATGAGGCATGGCAGAGATATGCCATGGAAAATGAACAGGTAAAATTCAAGGTGTTTACCCTGAAGGCGAAGGACTTCCTGGACTCAGTTACGGTGGATGAGGATGAGATAATTGCATATTATACTAAATATAAGAATAACGAATTTAAGGAGAACACAGGTTTGCCAGGATACAGGCTTCCTGAAAGAGTAAGGCTGGAATGTCTTATTGCTAAATATGAAGACATGGAGAAATGGGTGTCTGTTTCTGACGAAGAAATGAGAAAATATTATGAAGATAATAAAGATGGACAATTTCTATTTGTTGCCTCAGATAAAAAGACTGACGGTGCAGAGAATGGTGAATCGATGACACGGGATGAATTGTCCGTTAACGAAGAAACAGTGAAAGATGAACAGGAAAAAGGTGATGGGGGCGAAATGGCGGTGCAGGAGTCGCCGGAAAAATATAGGCCCTTTGGTGAGGCGAAAGATGAGATCCATAAAATTCTTGCAAGTCAAAAGGCAAGAGAGAAGGCTGCGGAAGTTATACATCAGCTGGATGAAGAGATTTATGAGGCCATTGATACGGTAGAGCGTCCGTCCTTTCAGGATCTGGCTGCCAAATATTCCATAAAATATGAGATACCGGAAAGCAAGGCCGCGCATGATGAGTTTCTTACAGAGAATGATTTCTGGGACTTATTTCCCGGTTCGGATCAAATAGTAAAAATGGCGTTTGAACGGGCTAAGTACGAACCTTCCGTTCCCCTGGATTACGTTGAAGGCAAAATAATATTTCAGATTATCGATAAAAAACGTTCAGAACCTGCGCCGTTTGAGGAGGTGCAAAATAGAGTGATCGCTGATCTGAAGATGGAAAAAGGATTGCTGAAAGCGGAGGAGATTGTAACAAAAATTGCTGGCACCGGCAATATATCCTTCGACAGCGCTGTACAAACTATCA
The DNA window shown above is from Candidatus Brocadiaceae bacterium and carries:
- the pyrB gene encoding aspartate carbamoyltransferase — protein: MANFIQRDIISIRDFDKDGLLYLLDLAKRMEQTDHTGLLKGKVLASLYFEPSTRTRLSFESAMKRLGGMVIGFAESGITSAVKGESLADSVKIIEGYCDIIVLRHYLEGAAQLAADVVDIPVINAGDGANQHPTQTFLDMYTIQKTKGTLEGLKVGFLGDLKYGRTVHSLAYALAYFDAEMYFISPPNLRMPMDCIEELNNRKVKCYENETLLDIAEELDVIYCTRIQGERFADPVEFEKVRGTYRLSKSFIESLGVKEDLKILHPLPRVDEMDETLDGTDFAVYFQQARNGIPVRKALLAAVLGAVE
- a CDS encoding SurA N-terminal domain-containing protein codes for the protein MVSSSWFRRHQKTVYIVMIFAMFVWGIGYSAIEMLPKKAIGKVYGRKVTQEEFADMANRWYRLFFSQSQDSVVSLVWKQLLLVEEAKRIGLEITMQEIEEGLSRIALQVFGQQPEIDKPRLVQFLCNTFKLNQEQLFRTLKEALLVEKLDSIMRTSTKLTTDEAWQRYAMENEQVKFKVFTLKAKDFLDSVTVDEDEIIAYYTKYKNNEFKENTGLPGYRLPERVRLECLIAKYEDMEKWVSVSDEEMRKYYEDNKDGQFLFVASDKKTDGAENGESMTRDELSVNEETVKDEQEKGDGGEMAVQESPEKYRPFGEAKDEIHKILASQKAREKAAEVIHQLDEEIYEAIDTVERPSFQDLAAKYSIKYEIPESKAAHDEFLTENDFWDLFPGSDQIVKMAFERAKYEPSVPLDYVEGKIIFQIIDKKRSEPAPFEEVQNRVIADLKMEKGLLKAEEIVTKIAGTGNISFDSAVQTIKAENALGGSSVVEVDYISRPTKLFNRESRYIEALKEDRPNVARKAFELKPGQLGIATETFGEKACYLMQLVDKKPADRADFENRQENLAKRYLFEKQEAFLAAWKNDLSRHMEIYTKFQ
- a CDS encoding homoserine dehydrogenase; amino-acid sequence: MKTVNVGIIGMGTVGAGAVKILLEKSSPLKKKLDCIPVLKGVADCNPEVKKKLNLPPDILFTSDAKTLLQHPDIQIIAELIGGIKPAKDFIIEALENGKDVVTANKMLLALHGSELFRIARKYGKSIAFEASVGGGIPVIAALRDGLIANRIESVLGIVNGTTNYILTKMTKENVHYHETLAEAQELGYAEKDPTMDVEGIDSAHKLAILANIGFGADVDFQRIYTEGISNVDLSDIWYAHELGYTLKLLAITKKTGNSIELRVHPTLLPHDHPLSSVHGVFNAICIKGGSVGETMFYGRGAGEMPTASAVVADLVDVALGRAGITFQAVKVFSGNCEAIPVTDMLKNKMRYYLRFSVIDKPGVLANISGILGKHEISIASVIQHEAKDCDTVPLVMLTHLAEEGNLHKALAEIKGLEVVKDTTKLLRVEE
- the pyrI gene encoding aspartate carbamoyltransferase regulatory subunit, whose product is MKNMDVSAIKDGSVIDHIDSKSTLKVAEILNIQQEEQVVLVGMNLISKCLGKKGIIKIGGKSIAQKEVNKIALIAPNASVNIIKDYEVVQKFKVKVPDVLEGIVKCFNPNCVSNHYAVHAKQHVINKNPIKLKCHYCERIMNAKDIILI